CAGTTGAGCGTGCAGCTGTTTCTATGAAATAGTCTGATAATGTGATTCATGATTGCATTCATGTGGTGAATCGACTTCATGAAGGGCAGGAGAAtgacttagaattttttttctcttttctctgaagTGTATGGCGCAATACAACCTAGATCATGGAAATATAAGTCATGCCAAAAAGTCAGTAAACCCTCCTTAAATCTATTTAATACAAGTGTTTGAGATGCCATCATCTCATGCATTGACTGACATGGAGAAATGTCTGTGCACTGTGGATGTGGGGGAGTACTTCCAGCTATAACTGTACGTGGTATTTGCCTCCTTATATGAGAGAAAGGATAGTTGATGCGTGCTGCTTAATTTAATGTCGGcttaaaataatttcagtaGCAGTGATCTCTTCATGGACAGTGACctgctgttttatgttttggcTTTGTGGACTTATTATGTTAGAAAATGGTGAAACTACACCACAGTGTGTCAGTAACATCTCAGTGTTAATCTTCTTTAGTGTGAGGCTTCATATTGATCATTGATATTGTACATGATCATTCTAGTTCAGCATGCCACCCAGACTGAACCTGTTCGCTTTGAAAAATTCAAGAATTAGAATTTGTGTCctgacagtttttaaaaaaggaggTTTGCAGCATCATCAGAGCACAATCAGCTGTATTGAAAGCTTTTGGAAAAAAGCACCTTCTAATACTGTTAATTGTCTCAAGCCTTCATAATATCTAATAAGTTCTTTTTCTATTGCCACCCAGGTAGTTGTTTAAATTGATGAAGATTGACTGGTTTTGTGTTGGGAAAATGTACAGTGCAATGACATTTAAACTGTCAGGTAAATTCATTCataatttactgtaattaaaaacaatGGGTTCCCAAATTAACTGAGCAGTAACATGAGGGGACAGGACGAACACTCCACTTCCTCTTATACATAAGGTACATCACTTCTCTATAGCAGTAAcgcagagaggacattttctaTTCAAAGGAAGGTCACTTTTGAAGGAAGTCATATTGTATTTCAAACAATAGACTGGACCTAGTGAAGATTTTACTGAACATGTCACACATCAGAAATGGTAAGAAAATGTCTTGCTTTTCAAATATTTGGCTCCTTTCTATGAGTGAACCTGCTTCAGACACTACTATTTCCTCTTCCTGCCCTTGATTCTGATTCAAAAGGAATGTGTTTATGACTCTTACACAGTGgtaaacacagatgaaaaataaCTTAGCAACATAGCACTAGATAGATTCTGACACACCAGTCAGATCATGTGGATGCAAATCATGCAAATGGCTTGGTGATCCAAGGTCTTTGCTGTTCCTCTTGAAATCTGGTTCAAATTCAGTCTTGACTAATTAACAACCTAAAAAAACTGCTACTACTGAGAATATTTAGTCCTCAATTTTCTTCGGGTAAGAGTAGTTTGGTGTGTTATGGGACTTTTTCATCAGGTCCTGGTAGTAAAGATCCACAGGGACCAATTAGGAGCTAAGATTCTTTTGTGTATTGCAAATATGAGGTTTTGAGATGGTCACTTAATATCATTGGTATCAAATGATTCAGAAtgtcatgtttacatgtttaagCTAGATATAACTTAACTTTATTTTACCACTGTAAAAATTAAGTTAATTTTATATTTGCCTACCACCTTCATGCTGTGGTCACTAAATCTATTTAGATCTACGGACATCTTTACAATATCTGTATCTGGATGTCAAGAGCTCAGATATTAAGGATTCAGTTGACCGTCAttgtcttgtgttttaaaaGCAAGTAGTTAAATCATGACAGGATGATTTCTCCACCTTGTTTGTCCTTGTTGTAGTTTGCTGAGGAGTTAACAGATATCTTCAGTCTCTGACTTATTTGACCAAAATTAAAccatttcttcttctgaatAGAGTAAACAGGGTTATTATAAAACGCTGGTGGACTGGATACCACATCGAGAGAGGGTGGCACCAGACCGGTTACTATGGAAACAAGGACTGATTCATGGGTTGTGGGGTCTTAAGAAGCTCAGGAAAATGTGACTTGTACAAAGGCAGCGAGTGATAAGTGTCCAAGCTCATCCCTCGCTGTGTCGGTGGAGAGCAGGAGTGTTTCTAGCCGACCCTGGAAGTTCAGTTTGTTGTTGGAACAACATGAAGGCAATCTGTGCAAAAAGAACCTGCTGCCAATAAACTACACTCCCACTttgagacagcagagaaaattgATTGCTTGCACTTTTTTTAAGGCATTGTCAAAACATGCAGATGATGCTGCACGTAATGGTTGCAGACTGGCATAGACAAACATCATTTGTGCCCACATGGGTAATGATGTTTGAGATCGTTTGAGGGTTCCCAGAAAGCAACATGATGGTCTTAATTTAATGTCATCAGCACTGGCACCACATAGATGGTGTATAGAAGCTGATCTGTGCAAACCAGCACAGAAAGATTGACAACTacatgtggctgaaaatgttttgaactGTCCACTTCTGCATTATCCATCTATCATTCAGCCACACAGTAACCATATATATATGCCTAAGTGTGTGTACCTACAGTGTGCACAACACCACTGTCATTGACTGTAATGagaaatcacagacacagaagacaaTGCTGAACGTGAGCAAATGCTGCatcaaataatgtaaaacaataGCATGTTACAAAGCCCAGTATAAACCTCGTCTCTCTTCCTGAAGAGCAGACATAATCCGATTCTGTATTAACAAAAACCTTTGAGAGAAACGTCTAAATCTTCATTCACTTCCTGGTAACAGAGAGCACCTCTGTCACCGAATGTCTTTGAGATGATATAAGTTCATGTTTGCACCCTGACACACGTTAGCACATCTTGACACACTACTGAAGCTGCTGATAACCTCTGACTGTACACAACTTCCATAGTAAATTCACAGTTTTTTAAAGGATTTCCACTCAAAACACTGAGTACATCTGCTGATATGTTCTCTTACTGTGATGAAGTGGTATGTGGAGTGTGAGATCACACcaggaaggaaaacaaagattTCTTGACTTCCCCACTTTTCTCTATagcatttttctgttgtgtgtatgtgcatgagtgtgtgtgtgtgtgtgtgtgtgtgtgtgtgtgtgtgtgtgtgtgtgtgtgtgtgtgtgtgtgtgtgtgtgtttgtgcgcgcACATGCAAGCTGGCTAGCGTTTCTGGTAACAGCTCTGCACCACTGCACCTGCTCTTCAGGCTGCAAGCACGAGAGACGAGATGCATATGAAAAAGCTAGACAGGAAGAAGCCTCATACCTTTTTGTGAGCGACAAAAGCTTTCAGCTTGAGTTGATTGACGTCAGTTTGGTCAAAGACAGGGCATCAGAGACAAGTGATGACAGAAAGAGGCTGATCGGTACCTGAATCAAAATCCACGCTGCTGGTAAGTTGTAAGCAGAACTTAAAACGATGAATTGTATTAGGACTTAAAAAAAGGGAAGCAGGCCACTTCATACTCTTTAGCACAAAGCTCTTGGCTTTAAATAATTCTTAACCTCTTCATTGAGTTAGTGAAGATAAAAAGGTCTGAACAGCTGCTCTAATGCTATAGTGAGGGTTATTAACAATGCCGCGCTTGCTATTATTTATATTCTTTTAAACACCGGTGCAGGAGTAAACTACAaaactctttgtgtgtgtgtgagtgtgtgtgtgatcgcTCTTCATGTAAGAGTGAGAGGCAGTTTACACTTATTTCTTTTGCATGTTGGCACACTGTCAGTAAGCCAGGAAGGCCCCCCTCTCCTGTGTTAATACTGTCTATTGTGAGCATGTGCAGGGTGGATGTGGTGAGCATTAAGTCTGCTGCTGAACTATTTAGGGAAACTTTGGAACGGAAAGTGTGTAAGGGAAAGaataataatgaaacaaaacagaggtaCAAGGCATTACTCAACAATAAAACACGTCAGACCTGGTTGCTGCTTTTACTGTTAGAATTCAGTACTTGTTTATCAAAGCCATTCTTCTCCccaaagtgtttctgtgtgctcaCTGACAAGCTGCTATGGGTTGAATAAAAAGCTGTCGATTAAGATAATAGCAGTGTGGGTGAATGATGGGAAAGATGttgaaaaagacatttctttctctcttttttttctacacaggTGGCCAGTGGACGAGACCAAAAGGGAAGCTGCCGGCACTGACAAGTGCAGACGAACGGGTGCCATGTTAGAAGGGCTGATACAGCCAGAGCCTCTTctgcacagaggacagagagtcGGGCTCCAGTGATGATCCCTACATCCTCACTCCACAGGAAGGAGCATCCTGCAACTGGAGTAccaccaaaacacacatctcTACACCTGGACCAACCCCTGCAACAAGAAACAGCTGAATATTCCCCTCAGTCTTTTTCATTTACACTCAAGAACTTGCTGCATTGTGAATACGAAGCGTGGCACCTCACAGAGGCATCTATGAGACCCCAGGGGCTGAGAAAGTTCAACCATCTTAAGTGGTGTGAATGAGAACTATACTTGTTGCTTTCACTCAGAGTGGTTTTCATCTTCCTGCACAGTGCTCCCGTTTCACACCAGCACCATAGAAACCAGGACAGAAATTTAGctggaagaggagcagaaagcTCTGGACCAGAGTGGAGAAAAGATTGTTGAACTGGAGTTGATTTCTCAGGCACCATGCAGTCAGATGACCTCTTCATTCGCAAGTTTCGCCGACAGAATGTGCGGCCGCCTATTGCCGCCGTCAGCTTTGACCCCAAACGGGAAGCAGGTGTAGTGGAGTGGCCGCCCAGGAGGGACAGTGATGGAGTTGATGGCGACAGCCTCACTCCAAGTCGCGTGGGGCTGAACCTGAGGTCGGTGGGCCGGGGCCACATCATGCAGCGAAGTAACAGCGACGTAACCTTAGGAGACTTGGACTCCTCCGGGAAGGCAGCAGGGAAAGCAGCACGGGCGGCTGGTGAGAAAGTGGGTGTGGGGGCTCAGGGCGACTCAGGTGTGCTGCTACACAGGGAATACGGCAGCCTATCCTCACTGGAGAGACAGACTCAAGCCCAGGAGGTGAGCACAGATGAGCAGGGGCCCCTGAGTCCAAAAGCCCTCCGCTTCAAAGACCCTTTCCTGCTTTTAGGACTCCAGGGCAACCCTCCAGAGCCGGATGGATTCTTTCGGGGTCTCTCTGTTACCACAGGGGACTCCCCTAAACCTGCCAAGCCGCCGAAGCCTGAAGGTCTAAGTAAGAAGACCAAACCTGGGCCCCCTCAGATCCCTCAACCAGGTCCATATGACAACATCGGGGGCGGAGCCTGGGTGAGGAACTTTGCCCACTACGATGTTCAGAGCATCCTGTTTGACCTCACGGAGGCAGCCACCAACAGAGACAGCATCGGGCGAAAAAAGAATATCACCTCAGGGGCTTCAGCGGCCTCTCAGCTGCGCCCGCTCTCCCAGGCCACCCCCTCCTCACCTGCACAGGGTGGGGGAGGCAACGGGGGGAATGCAGATGACCCTGAGCAGTCGTTGCTGCTGGACGAAGGGGATGGCAATGATAACGAGCTCCTGCTCAGCTGCCCCCACTTCCGCAACGAGACGGGGGGAGAAGAGCAGGTGGGTCTGGGTCGATCCCAGGGCCGGCGGGGACTCTGGTCAAGCCTGCGAACCCCCAACGATGCGGTGTCAGTCCTGGAGGAGCCCAGAGAGAGTCATGTCCAGCAGCAGGGCAAGAGCAACTACTTCATAGAGCATGCAGATCTGGGAGCCCATTACTATCGCAAATACTTCTACATGAAAGGTGCGTGTAATTCAAGCCAGCTTTAATTTTTGCTGATTCTGTTTATGCCACAAACAGGGGTAaaattttttaataaaaaattgGAAATACAGTGTTACACTGCTATTCAATCGTGGATTAACAATCACTTTTCACCTCTTTTCAAGCCTTTACCATGGTATCAAGTCTCTATGATTTCTCATCTAATCATTTAGACACTGTACAAGAATTACTAGAGAAGAGGGGGAGGTCAGGCTGGGgagggttgttgtttttttgagaGGGCAGAGGAGACTTAAACGTTCATCCtggatttatatttttttattttttaaaacattaataacACTAATAACAAAAGGGTCTTGatttggtttttaaatgaaatataagATTCATCTCATCTCCCCACCCAGTCCCCTTATCAGCGTTGTATTATTTTAATCCTAACACAGCTGTATTTATGTGACTGCATTTTCATCACAGAACACCAGAATTTCTTCGGCATGGACGATCGCCTCGGTCCAGTGGCCATCAGTTTCCGTcgagaggagaaagaaggatCCAGTGGAGCTCAGTACAATTACAGAATCATCTTTCGCACCACAGAGGTAAAGcggcattttttttctcctcaaagcTCTCTTCAGGTTCAGTGTGTGTAAAATTGATTTGACTGGGTGTGATGAATGTAAACCCTCTCCTCAGATGAAGACGCTGCGAGGGTCCATCTTGGAGGAGTCAGTGCCCTCTGCGGCTCGTCACACGACCCCCAGAGGCTTGTCTCCCAAGAGGCTGCTGGAGTTCATTATGCCTGAACTAAACCTGCACTGTCTTCGCTTGGCCTCAAACTCCCCCAAGGTCCGGGACACGCTGCTCAAGCTGGACGAACAGGGGGTGAGTAAGGATACGTCTGCTGATGCTACAGACTGTGGCACGTATCAGACAGAAAGCTTTTCAGGACATTTGAATAGCATCAAATAGCAACAGAAAgctattttttaaatgtcacaccCGAGTATCCAGAGTCTCAACATGTTGCAACTAAAAGCATGTGCAGTGTATTTAAAAGTCTACGTCTATCACCTGCTGTCCACAGGGACTAATCAGGTATGTCTAGGTGTGAAAGTGCAGTTATATCTGTTCATTCCTCCTGTAAATACTCCTGCCTGTTCACTCACCACGTAGGACCACAGCTAAAGATTTCGTCTGTGATGATGTTATGTTTTGATGTCAAATAAGATGTGTGCTGTAAAAAGGGCGGGTGCAGTAAGCTGTAGCTTCAGCCTGCCCCTTCTGGTCTACAGGAAGTCTAGATGCTATGTTGTGTTGCTGTCTACTCTCCTGTTTGGTTAGGAGTAATTGACATTTTGTGATATGTTATTTgcagacaggaaatgaccttTAATTGtgatttcagttatttttatatGATAATGATTAATCTGTCCATCACTATTCcaagaaataattttaaatgtttgacattttactaCATAAATACGGTTTTTGGGCTGTAAAGTAAGGTGTTACATGATGAGAGTTCTCCATTATATAAAAAGTCTTGGTAGTGTGAATGAAAAGATAGTCAAGATGATATAAATATGCATATTTGACAGTATGGTGAGAATAATTCTAAACTCTttgctcctctgtctcctgatgTAGCTGAATTTCCAGCGAAAGGTTGGGGTGATGTACTGCAGGGCCGGGCAGAGCTCAGAGGAAGACATGTACAACAACGAGAGCTCGGGGCCGGCGTTTGAGGAGTTCCTGGATCTGCTCGGGGAGCGGGTGCGGCTGAAGGGCTGGGAGAAATACCGAGCTCAGCTGGACAACAAGAGTGAGCTGAAAACATGCACCACACCCCGATCTGTTGGCTGCATCTCACCTTGTCGCAGGACCATTATCCAAAGGGCATCAGTGCGCCACTGAAAGCCTAAGATAACTCCTATCTGGCCACATGTAATCTGAGTAATGCCTGCAAATAAGCATAGTCACTGCTGATTATCTCCGAGCTGTTGTCCcttcagtgagcagcagagaacAGCACATGGGACAGATTTCACCCTGACTGTGacagttttagttttcattcttaGATGCTGACTGATTTCTCTTTGTGCGATGCATTTGTgtcaatgtgtttttgtgtgtcttgtgcTTGTACAGCCGACTCCACTGGGACACATTCCCTCTACACTCGCTACCAGGACTATGAGATTATGTTCCATGTGTCCACTATGCTGCCCTACACAgccaacaacacacaacaggtaAAGTAAACTCTACGATAACAAAGATATGACACAGGACTTCCTTTTCCCACCCTTTCATGTTTTTCCAAAGCCAGGTTCGTCTCTCTAAGGTAAATTTTTTCAGATGTTTCACCCCTATTCCTTAAAATTGCATCATTGTTGGTACAACCTTCGTTACCCGTCTCATGTTCAGACAGTCATGCTTTGGTAAAGGCTCTGTGCTCTGCAGTAAGCATGACATAAAAATCCTGCCCCCCAGTGTTCACTCCCACCATCGATGTATTCACTGTCGCCTCTCAGGCAGCCTTCCTGCTCAGCGGACTGTCACTTCTTTATGTGCAGTCTGTGGTTTAAGCCTGTTAAACCGGACACGACATACTGATATAGATTAAAGgtttaaatataatataacaCATTAATGACAAAGCCCTGAAGTTCCTCTTTAACCTAGCAGCTTCATGGTGCCTACAACTTGATTTAGTCTTGTATTGATTTTGTGAgaagttacattttttttcaagttatAAAAAGTTTCCTAATGTATAATAAATGACCTTGAAGTTACAAGATTAACCTCAATATTTTTTGGAATATTGAGTTGTGCTAACAACAATAGCGACAGCtgcttatttaattatttattttagtttagttaaCTATTTTAGTTAACTTTAATTCTAAACAACAGCTTTGATTTTcatcaattttttttacttgcGTCTTTATTAGTTGTTGCCTTAGCAACAGCTACTTCTCCTGGGGTCTatgttaaaagaaaatacacaaaaacaaatgttcacACTTACACTACATAAAGTAGTAGATAGTAAATAGTAAATAGTAAATAATGTAGTCACAACATCACCAGTACATACCAACAATATATTAAGTTGGTACCAGACGtgtacaaaacattaaaacagaacaatttaaatgtgttgactggaaaaattaaaataagattAATACTAATCTCAGTCCATTTGAACATGCAAGACATTTTTGCTCAGTTATTTGCAGGCCTATCTTCAAAGATAATCTACTTAGCTGTTTCTTAAAACCTTATTTTTATGTTGATTCTTGAGATATAAAGAATGGCAGAGTTCCAGTGAGATAAGGCTCTTTCTCCTCTTAGTTTTATTTCACCATGACTCTGGTCTGCTTGTTTAATAAAattctctgtgtctttgctttGTCTCGTCAGCTGCTGAGGAAGCGACACATCGGAAACGACATTGTGACGATTGTTTTCCAGGAGCCGGGTGCACTGCCCTTCACTCCAAAGTCCATCCGCTCCCATTTCCAACACGTCTTCATCATCGTTCAGGTTCACGAGCCCTGCACAGACAACACCTATTACAGGTATGAGCTTTGATCCCATCTGTTACCCTGTGTAAATTACCATCATTGGTATCACCATTAATTTCTCTGAAATCTGTTGAGATAATGAATTCATGGCAAGTTTTTGTGTCTTCATAGAAAGTAGTGAACTAAAATAAGTTATTAAAAGATGTGAGCTGTAAGGAAGGACacaaaaacagctcagagaAGATTTTACTCACCATGTCATTCATGATATGCAGGTAGATTAACGTGAAGACAGATCTTACTATGTGCACTGTTACACATGTCTGTCTTACAGCATAAGAGCAGCTCAGGGGGAAACACTAATCTGTGCACCACTGCAGCAGTGGCAGAGTGAATGTTTGTaattcagcagagcagcacaggaCACTCGCCAGCACTGAAAACAAGACACAGATCGAATGTTTCCTCTGTATCCTCTCACTTACTCTGtcattcctctttttgtttctccttctcAGGGTGGCTGTGACACGTTCTAAAGACATGCCATTATTTGGCCCGTTGTTCCCTAAGGGCGCCCGATTCCCTCGCTCGCCTGCCTTCAGAGACTTCCTCCTGGCGAAGGCAGTGAACGCTGAAAACGCTGCGGAGAAGTCAGAGAAGTTCCGCTCCATGGCCACCCGCACACGGCAGGAATACCTGAAGGACCTGGCCGAAAACTATGTGACCACAACACCCATTGACTCCTCCACCAAGTTCCCCCTGCTCTCTCTGGGAGGCAAGCGCAAAGACAAGCTGAAGGGCGCCAAAGGTGCTGAGTTGCACAGCGCTGGGGCACTGGTGTGGGCGGTGATGGTCTCCAGCGGAGATGAAGGGGAGGCAGGAGAGCACAGGCTCCCCTGTCTGCTCGGGGTGTCAGCCGAGTCGGTGGTGCTCATTGAGAGGTGCACACGTAGGGTGGTGTTTAACTGCTCCTGTCGAGATGTCATTGGCTGGAAAGCAGTGACAGAGACCAAGGAGGGGGGGCCTTGCTTGGATATCTTCTATGAGCGCGGGGAGTCGGTGTCTATCAGTGTGATGGAGAGCCAGGCGGATGATATACGAGAGGTGGTGCAGAGGCTAGAGGTAGGTGATTGTGGCCTGATGTAAAATTTTGCACTGGGTTATTTATGTCCTTCTGAATCATTCATCCTTTTTTCTGCACATCTGCAGCTGGTTACTCGGGGCTGTGAGGCGCTGGAGGTGACACCCCTGCGTGATGGAGTCGGCCAGCCCGGCTTCCTGATGAACGAGGAGGGCTTTGTGACGGACTTGCAGCGGTTCTGCTATGCTGAGAGCGGAGGCCTGCAGCTGTGGGCTCGTGTGGTGCGGCTCTGCGGACACTCGCTGGTTCACCTGAGCCCAGAGGAGAGGACCAGGCTGCTGCGCACTGCGCACAAGATCCACATCACTGTCATCCCGCCGGATGAGAACGGCAAGCCTCGCAGGTGGGTGAGGCTGCAGATACAAGGAGAAGGGGAGGGATGGGGAGGACACTAATGACGGCAAGTTTGGGTCAACAGACAGGGTGAGAGTAGAGAAGAGGCTCATGGGTATAAAGCAAGCTGCAGAAAGTGAAGGGGTGAAGAATAGTCCCAGTAGAGTAGTCCCAATGAGGGGATGAGAGAGAGGTTGACAgcaaagaaggaggagggggttaGTGGGACAAGTCAGTTCAGAAAAATAAGAGAGGTGCCACTCTGAGGTCACCACTCATTCTGCTGTTGATGGCGGCCCGCAGTCAGTGTCACATCAGCTGGCTAACAACCAATCAATCCCTCTAATGATGTTTATTTACACTGGCACAGGCTGTCCCACTGTTCCCAGCACGCTTTCCTTtcagctgacagaaagacagaacagttaaaataaataaaaccaataTTAAACTGGGCACCTCTGCAGATCTCAGTTAAATGAAGCTACATTTCAAAGCTGGCAGCAGAAGAATCCACAGAGAACCCCCCTCCCCcggtttatttatatttcagtcCTGTAATGCTTGTTCTGTGACAACAAAGCACAAATTGTCACAAAGATATCATAATTTGTGATAAGAAATGGAGGCTCTGTGATTTAAAAGGAGTAGTAGAAGCTTATACAAATAtagcagggtttttttttccatttcatatttatttttggcCTCTAGATTAATTTATGACTCAACTGTGAAGTAAGAAGCTggacagaaaagagagggatGATGGTTTTCTTCTTACTAAGTGCGTTGCTTTATGTTCTGCAGAAGTTTCTCTGAGCTGTACCAGAAAGCCATCAAGGACGCAGAGTGTAAGCCTGGCGAAGATCAATCAGGAGAGGCCTGGGTGCTGGacgagagggaagaagaggaggaggacgagggggAAGTGAAGACGGACGAGGTGAAGACGGGTGGGGCCAATGAAGTGGACATAACGGAGGTGCGGGTGGAGGCCGAGGAGGGTGAAGAGCTGTCTTGTGACAAAGGGCAAAGCGAGAGCCATTACTCGCTCCTCACGCTGCCCAGCTTACCTTTGTTACGGGCCACTTCTCTGCAGGACCAGCCGGCCAATCAGAGCCCAGAGGGCAGCGCCTCGCAGCTCACGCGCAGCTACTCTTTGGAGAGACAGCCGTCCTACAGCGATACGTGTGATGGGTGAGTGTTACTGAAGCTAATGCCGCTGCTCATTTAAACTGTCATAACCGTGTCGTGCCATTGTCACTGATGCATTACAGTGAAAAAACGACTGTGTCATGttataaaaacaacaggaatGAAATTCTGCTTTGCTGAATGTAATAATCTATCTAGATACATCTGCAAATGTGTTAACCATCAGCTCATCCAGCATGGCAGAAAATATCTTCAAACTGAAGCTGACACATCACAATAAAATCTCAGACTCAGTGTATCACTTTGTCAGCATGGCacagagaaagaacaacaaCCACTGTGTTACTCTCCTTCACTGTATTGTGTCACCTTTGAATAGTTTCACATAAGAAACTTAGTTTGATATAAGTGCAGATGTTCCTTTTTCAAACCTCAAAACATTTGGATGATTTAACAGTAGATCTTTATTCTTCAGTAatagaaacataaaataatagTTAACATAAAGTCAATGCAAATGTCAACAAGGAAGCTCATTTGTCTCATCCCTTTGTCTGCACTCTGCAGACCAGAACGCACAATTTCCTCATCCTAAAATATCAAGGCCGTCGGCTGACAGTCACAAGATTTTTTACAAAAGAATTTTACAAAGTATTAAGCTCATAGAAGAGAGAATAACACGTGTG
This genomic stretch from Toxotes jaculatrix isolate fToxJac2 chromosome 12, fToxJac2.pri, whole genome shotgun sequence harbors:
- the zmp:0000001168 gene encoding signal-induced proliferation-associated protein 1 isoform X3; this encodes MQSDDLFIRKFRRQNVRPPIAAVSFDPKREAGVVEWPPRRDSDGVDGDSLTPSRVGLNLRSVGRGHIMQRSNSDVTLGDLDSSGKAAGKAARAAGEKVGVGAQGDSGVLLHREYGSLSSLERQTQAQEVSTDEQGPLSPKALRFKDPFLLLGLQGNPPEPDGFFRGLSVTTGDSPKPAKPPKPEGLSKKTKPGPPQIPQPGPYDNIGGGAWVRNFAHYDVQSILFDLTEAATNRDSIGRKKNITSGASAASQLRPLSQATPSSPAQGGGGNGGNADDPEQSLLLDEGDGNDNELLLSCPHFRNETGGEEQVGLGRSQGRRGLWSSLRTPNDAVSVLEEPRESHVQQQGKSNYFIEHADLGAHYYRKYFYMKEHQNFFGMDDRLGPVAISFRREEKEGSSGAQYNYRIIFRTTEMKTLRGSILEESVPSAARHTTPRGLSPKRLLEFIMPELNLHCLRLASNSPKVRDTLLKLDEQGLNFQRKVGVMYCRAGQSSEEDMYNNESSGPAFEEFLDLLGERVRLKGWEKYRAQLDNKTDSTGTHSLYTRYQDYEIMFHVSTMLPYTANNTQQLLRKRHIGNDIVTIVFQEPGALPFTPKSIRSHFQHVFIIVQVHEPCTDNTYYRVAVTRSKDMPLFGPLFPKGARFPRSPAFRDFLLAKAVNAENAAEKSEKFRSMATRTRQEYLKDLAENYVTTTPIDSSTKFPLLSLGGKRKDKLKGAKGAELHSAGALVWAVMVSSGDEGEAGEHRLPCLLGVSAESVVLIERCTRRVVFNCSCRDVIGWKAVTETKEGGPCLDIFYERGESVSISVMESQADDIREVVQRLELVTRGCEALEVTPLRDGVGQPGFLMNEEGFVTDLQRFCYAESGGLQLWARVVRLCGHSLVHLSPEERTRLLRTAHKIHITVIPPDENGKPRRSFSELYQKAIKDAECKPGEDQSGEAWVLDEREEEEEDEGEVKTDEVKTGGANEVDITEVRVEAEEGEELSCDKGQSESHYSLLTLPSLPLLRATSLQDQPANQSPEGSASQLTRSYSLERQPSYSDTCDGHVYDNVGLKVERHIYENVGELRDATPDLILAVKPKVPLEDEQFMGAEFGDDKASASDSSLSSSQLSCVDRAERNSRALSLHNSITKILSETTDSTEEEWQSIADLATACRSILEALSREDRKAADPSQAGADQTDGKLKDSKESDSPGHLEEKVSQLEAMLKKLQDDLQKVL